A genomic window from Halogeometricum borinquense DSM 11551 includes:
- a CDS encoding DUF5791 family protein — protein MLYDAADDPAALSTTELREAYETQIRTVVDDVGVEAAAAESGVDEAQVAALADGAVPEMHVEDAAALLALSDDYPDSEAIVLELRDHLLMGMTTGVLDVDTIASNVTLDLSGQEVQQALEGRTSMTLEQLAAIHGYIAERNDR, from the coding sequence ATGCTCTACGACGCGGCCGACGACCCAGCAGCGCTATCGACGACCGAGTTGCGGGAGGCGTACGAAACGCAGATTCGGACCGTCGTGGACGATGTTGGCGTCGAAGCGGCGGCGGCTGAATCCGGCGTAGACGAAGCGCAGGTTGCCGCCCTCGCGGACGGTGCAGTCCCCGAGATGCACGTCGAGGATGCAGCGGCTCTGTTGGCACTTTCCGACGACTACCCCGACAGCGAAGCTATCGTCCTCGAACTCCGCGATCACCTCCTGATGGGGATGACGACGGGCGTGCTTGACGTGGACACCATCGCCTCGAACGTGACGTTGGACCTCTCCGGACAGGAGGTACAGCAGGCCCTTGAGGGTCGAACGTCGATGACGCTCGAACAACTGGCAGCCATCCACGGCTACATCGCCGAGCGAAACGACCGATAG